In a single window of the Zea mays cultivar B73 chromosome 5, Zm-B73-REFERENCE-NAM-5.0, whole genome shotgun sequence genome:
- the LOC103626171 gene encoding casein kinase 1 isoform X2 — protein sequence MERVIGGKYKLGRKIGSGSFGELYLGVNIQNGEEVGIKLEPVKTKHPQLHYESKVYMLLQGGNGIPHLKWYGVEGEYNVMVIDLLGPSLEDLFNSCHRNFSMKTVLMLADQLINRVEYMHSKGFIHRDIKPDNFLMGLGRKANQVYIIDYGLAKKYKDLHTHKHIPYRENKNLTGTARYASVNTHLGIEQSRRDDLESAGYLLLYFLRGSLPWQGLKAGTKKQKYDKISEKKMLTSAEVLCKSYPSEFVSYFNYCRSLRFEDRPDYSFLKKLFRDVFIREGYQFDYVFDWTVLKHPQIGSNNKLVQQPSARMAGVGPSVDRTDKASVGQEARDRFTGAVEAFARRNPGSGRHGDHSRHQSLADSFGTSNEAVADSEKTHILSWGGSSSKMPAASSSRPTSSGDCSDQNHRWVSGSSGGSGRPSTVQRHHHSAGAENSRSSTRSPVARNAAERGGSGSRDSTTFRSLERLSITTSRRK from the exons ATGGAGCGCGTGATTGGAGGGAAGTATAAGCTTGGGAGGAAGATTGGGAGCGGATCTTTTGGGGAGCTATATCTCG GTGTTAATATACAGAATGGTGAGGAAGTGGGAATAAAATTG GAGCCTGTGAAAACAAAACATCCACAGCTGCACTATGAATCTAAAGTTTATATGCTACTGCAGGGTGGAA ATGGTATCCCACACCTCAAGTGGTATGGTGTCGAGGGGGAGTACAATGTTATGGTGATCGATCTTCTTGGCCCAAGCTTGGAAGATTTGTTTAATTCCTGCCACAGGAATTTTTCTATGAAAACAGTACTCATGCTTGCTGATCAACTG ATAAACCGAGTGGAATACATGCATTCCAAGGGATTTATTCATCGTGACATCAAGCCAGACAACTTCCTTATGGGCTTAGGTCGGAAAGCTAATCAG GTCTATATCATTGATTATGGACTTGCTAAGAAATACAAGGACCTTCATACTCATAAACACATCCCATACAG GGAGAACAAAAATCTGACTGGAACAGCACGTTATGCTAGTGTGAATACTCATCTTGGAATAG AACAAAGTAGGAGAGATGATCTGGAGTCTGCTGGCTATCTTCTGCTATATTTTTTAAGAGGAAG CCTCCCATGGCAGGGTCTTAAAGCTGGCACTAAGAAACAGAAGTATGACAAAATTAGTGAAAAGAAAATGCTTACGTCAGCAGAG GTTCTTTGCAAATCTTACCCGTCGGAGTTCGTCTCATATTTCAACTATTGTCGCTCCCTGCGATTTGAAGACAGGCCAGACTACTCTTTTCTGAAGAAACTGTTTCGTGATGTATTTATCCGGGAAG GATACCAGTTTGATTACGTATTTGACTGGACTGTACTCAAGCACCCTCAAATCGGTTCCAACAACAAGCTTGTTCAA CAACCAAGTGCAAGAATGGCTGGAGTTGGACCATCAGTTGACCGAACAGACAAAGCCTCCG TGGGACAAGAGGCCCGGGACAGATTCACGGGTGCTGTTGAGGCATTCGCCAGAAGAAATCCAGGCTCTGGTCGCCATGGAGATCATTCCAGGCACCAAAGCCTTGCAGATTCCTTTGGCACATCCAACGAAGCA GTTGCCGACTCAGAGAAAACGCACATCTTGTCCTGGGGAGGGAGCTCGTCGAAAATGCCCGCGGCTTCGTCCAGCCGGCCGACCTCCTCGGGGGACTGCAGTGACCAGAACCACCGGTGGGTTTCTGGCAGTAGTGGCGGCAGCGGGCGGCCGTCCACAGTGCAGAGGCACCACCACTCGGCAGGCGCCGAGAACAGCAGGTCGTCCACGCGCTCCCCCGTGGCCCGGAACGCGGCCGAGAGAGGAGGCTCCGGCTCGCGGGACAGCACGACGTTCCGGAGCCTCGAGCGCCTCTCCATCACCACCAGCAGGAGGAAGTGA
- the LOC103626171 gene encoding casein kinase 1 isoform X1, with product MERVIGGKYKLGRKIGSGSFGELYLGVNIQNGEEVGIKLEPVKTKHPQLHYESKVYMLLQGGNGIPHLKWYGVEGEYNVMVIDLLGPSLEDLFNSCHRNFSMKTVLMLADQLINRVEYMHSKGFIHRDIKPDNFLMGLGRKANQVYIIDYGLAKKYKDLHTHKHIPYRENKNLTGTARYASVNTHLGIEQSRRDDLESAGYLLLYFLRGSLPWQGLKAGTKKQKYDKISEKKMLTSAEVLCKSYPSEFVSYFNYCRSLRFEDRPDYSFLKKLFRDVFIREGYQFDYVFDWTVLKHPQIGSNNKLVQQPSARMAGVGPSVDRTDKASGTAPVGQEARDRFTGAVEAFARRNPGSGRHGDHSRHQSLADSFGTSNEAVADSEKTHILSWGGSSSKMPAASSSRPTSSGDCSDQNHRWVSGSSGGSGRPSTVQRHHHSAGAENSRSSTRSPVARNAAERGGSGSRDSTTFRSLERLSITTSRRK from the exons ATGGAGCGCGTGATTGGAGGGAAGTATAAGCTTGGGAGGAAGATTGGGAGCGGATCTTTTGGGGAGCTATATCTCG GTGTTAATATACAGAATGGTGAGGAAGTGGGAATAAAATTG GAGCCTGTGAAAACAAAACATCCACAGCTGCACTATGAATCTAAAGTTTATATGCTACTGCAGGGTGGAA ATGGTATCCCACACCTCAAGTGGTATGGTGTCGAGGGGGAGTACAATGTTATGGTGATCGATCTTCTTGGCCCAAGCTTGGAAGATTTGTTTAATTCCTGCCACAGGAATTTTTCTATGAAAACAGTACTCATGCTTGCTGATCAACTG ATAAACCGAGTGGAATACATGCATTCCAAGGGATTTATTCATCGTGACATCAAGCCAGACAACTTCCTTATGGGCTTAGGTCGGAAAGCTAATCAG GTCTATATCATTGATTATGGACTTGCTAAGAAATACAAGGACCTTCATACTCATAAACACATCCCATACAG GGAGAACAAAAATCTGACTGGAACAGCACGTTATGCTAGTGTGAATACTCATCTTGGAATAG AACAAAGTAGGAGAGATGATCTGGAGTCTGCTGGCTATCTTCTGCTATATTTTTTAAGAGGAAG CCTCCCATGGCAGGGTCTTAAAGCTGGCACTAAGAAACAGAAGTATGACAAAATTAGTGAAAAGAAAATGCTTACGTCAGCAGAG GTTCTTTGCAAATCTTACCCGTCGGAGTTCGTCTCATATTTCAACTATTGTCGCTCCCTGCGATTTGAAGACAGGCCAGACTACTCTTTTCTGAAGAAACTGTTTCGTGATGTATTTATCCGGGAAG GATACCAGTTTGATTACGTATTTGACTGGACTGTACTCAAGCACCCTCAAATCGGTTCCAACAACAAGCTTGTTCAA CAACCAAGTGCAAGAATGGCTGGAGTTGGACCATCAGTTGACCGAACAGACAAAGCCTCCGGTACCGCTCCTG TGGGACAAGAGGCCCGGGACAGATTCACGGGTGCTGTTGAGGCATTCGCCAGAAGAAATCCAGGCTCTGGTCGCCATGGAGATCATTCCAGGCACCAAAGCCTTGCAGATTCCTTTGGCACATCCAACGAAGCA GTTGCCGACTCAGAGAAAACGCACATCTTGTCCTGGGGAGGGAGCTCGTCGAAAATGCCCGCGGCTTCGTCCAGCCGGCCGACCTCCTCGGGGGACTGCAGTGACCAGAACCACCGGTGGGTTTCTGGCAGTAGTGGCGGCAGCGGGCGGCCGTCCACAGTGCAGAGGCACCACCACTCGGCAGGCGCCGAGAACAGCAGGTCGTCCACGCGCTCCCCCGTGGCCCGGAACGCGGCCGAGAGAGGAGGCTCCGGCTCGCGGGACAGCACGACGTTCCGGAGCCTCGAGCGCCTCTCCATCACCACCAGCAGGAGGAAGTGA